Proteins encoded together in one Spirochaetaceae bacterium window:
- a CDS encoding cupin domain-containing protein → MSKSDWRDRGVRVVKGDRLDGSTPQTPGMTRAAAINRASAGAEKLWAGTVEIHPNAKTGAHHHGALESVIYVVSGRARMRWGDRLEYVAEAGPGDFIYVPPYVPHQEINASSDRPLSCVLVRSDQKPVVVNLDIPVAEEPEQVEWIDPIHPGNARR, encoded by the coding sequence ATGTCGAAATCGGATTGGCGTGACCGGGGGGTGCGCGTTGTCAAGGGCGACCGGCTCGACGGCAGTACGCCGCAGACACCCGGCATGACGCGGGCGGCGGCGATCAACCGCGCTTCGGCGGGGGCGGAGAAGCTGTGGGCCGGAACCGTCGAGATCCACCCCAACGCAAAGACCGGCGCACACCACCACGGGGCGCTGGAGAGCGTCATCTACGTGGTCAGCGGGCGGGCGCGCATGCGCTGGGGAGATCGGCTGGAGTACGTGGCCGAAGCCGGGCCCGGCGACTTCATCTACGTGCCGCCATACGTTCCGCACCAGGAGATCAACGCCAGCAGCGACCGGCCGCTGTCATGCGTGCTGGTGCGCAGCGACCAGAAGCCGGTCGTGGTAAACCTCGACATTCCGGTGGCCGAGGAACCGGAACAGGTGGAGTGGATCGATCCGATCCATCCCGGCAACGCGCGGCGGTGA